GTGGGCGTGGTCGTGTCCTACATCGGCAAGGTGGGTGCGGACCGTTCGGGTGAGGGCTACTCGCATGGCGAGCTGGTCGACAGCGATTGCCGCGGCGTGTGGAAGGAACCGCTGCTGCCTGGCAAATATGCGTTCAACACGTATGCGGGCAAGGTGCAGCTGGTGCCGACCACCAACTTCATCCTGAAATGGACGCCGGAGGTCACCAACATCCACCGCTACGACGAGGACCTGACCGAGGTATCGCTGATCACCAAGGACGCGTTCGAGCCGCTGCTGCCGCTGTCGGTGGTGGTGCATATCGACTACCGCAAGGCGCCGCTGGTGGTGCAGCGCTTCGGCGACATCAAGCGGCTGGTCGACCAGACGCTGGACCCGATGGTCAGCGCGTACTTCAAGAACATCGGTCAGACCAAGACGCTGATCCAGCTGATCCAGGACCGTGCGGCGATCCAGCGGCTGGCCGGCAGCGAGATGATGGCGCGCTTCGCCGCCTACAACCTGGAGCTGCAGGAGGTACTCATCGGCACGCCGCACGGCAGCGCCGGCAACGCGTCCGGTGCGCGTATCGACACCATCCTCAACCAGCTGCGCGACCGCCAGGTGGCAATCGAGCAGGTCAGCACCTACGAGTTGCAGGAGCAGTCCGCGATGAAGGAGCGCTCGCTGCGCGAGGCGCGGGCCAAGACCGACATCCAGGCCGAGCTGACCAATTCGGTGATCCAGGTCGAGATCAAGAAGAACGTGGGCGAGGCGTCGGTGGTGGAGGCGAACAAGCGCGCGGAGGTGATCGGCATCGATGCCGACGCCGAGCGTCGTCGCCTCAGCGCGGAAGGTGACGGCCGTGCGTCGGCCATCGCGGCGGTCGGCAAGGCAGAAGCCGCGGCGATCCAGGCCAAGTCGCAGGCGTTGACCGGCGAGGGTGCGCGGCTGCAGCTGATCAACACGCTGGGCACGCAGTTCGCCGAAGCGATCCGCGACGGCAAGATCGCCATCGTTCCGAAGATCGCCCTCGGTGGCGAAAACGGCGGGCAGGGTCTGGGTTCGCTGATCCAGCTCGCCAGTTCACTGCTGGCCGAGCGGGCAGACGCGGGTCTGCTTGAAGAAGGAGTCGGCTCGGCGACGGAGTCGACGGAGCGGGCCTGAGTGGGCCCGGGGTCTGGCCGGATCAGGGACGGAATGTCCGGCTGATGATGGAGGCGTATGGCAGGGAAGCTTTGGCCGGGCAGGGATGCCCGGCCTTTTTGTTGTGTGCCGCGCCCGGTGACTCAGCGCTGAGCCTGACCGCCCAGCATGCGCTTCAGCACGCCGTCCTTGATGCCGTAGTGGTGATACAACGCGACGGCGGCATGCATGCCGGCCAGCACGATGATGGTCCAGCCGATCACATCGTGCAGATTGCCGAAGGTGTGCGACAGGGAGCCGCGGCGTTCGGTAGCCAAGCGCATCGGGAACAGCCCGAAGAACTCGAACGACTCGGCCTGCGCCCAGCGCCAGGCCAGGCCCAGTGCGACCTGTGCCACCAGCAGCAGG
This window of the Dyella sp. A6 genome carries:
- a CDS encoding SPFH domain-containing protein, translating into MTWLIVTAVAVLILALLVYASNAIVYIPNDRVGIVERLWGAASLDQGLIALNSEVGYQPRVLRGGLHYFFPFQYRVHKQDLVTIPQGEIGYLFARDGKDLVDGQALGRSVDGGIVDVASFLRGGGQKGPQRTILREGTYALNLAQFAVITANRVHGLLLSREEADTIEHMGAMLSDRRGFWPVVIVSGHARGTGEDMANDMLGVVTVHDGPVLPPDEIVAPRVGQDPTNVATFHNNFQNIDAFLRAGGNRGRQHQVLVEGTYYINRLFATVDFIPKTVVPVGFVGVVVSYIGKVGADRSGEGYSHGELVDSDCRGVWKEPLLPGKYAFNTYAGKVQLVPTTNFILKWTPEVTNIHRYDEDLTEVSLITKDAFEPLLPLSVVVHIDYRKAPLVVQRFGDIKRLVDQTLDPMVSAYFKNIGQTKTLIQLIQDRAAIQRLAGSEMMARFAAYNLELQEVLIGTPHGSAGNASGARIDTILNQLRDRQVAIEQVSTYELQEQSAMKERSLREARAKTDIQAELTNSVIQVEIKKNVGEASVVEANKRAEVIGIDADAERRRLSAEGDGRASAIAAVGKAEAAAIQAKSQALTGEGARLQLINTLGTQFAEAIRDGKIAIVPKIALGGENGGQGLGSLIQLASSLLAERADAGLLEEGVGSATESTERA